One genomic region from Sciurus carolinensis chromosome 2, mSciCar1.2, whole genome shotgun sequence encodes:
- the Bnip2 gene encoding BCL2/adenovirus E1B 19 kDa protein-interacting protein 2 isoform X1, with amino-acid sequence MEPSPFSTPPTTPALDIGSLDYQESVVDIESRLRMEGVELKEEWQDEDFPIPLPEDDSVEADILDVPGPENQPGLLEVNGNKVRKKLMAPEISLTLDPSDGSLLSDDLDESGEIDLDGLDTPSENSNEFEWEDDLPKPKTTEVIRKGSITEYSATEEKEDGRRWRMFRIGEQDHRVDMKAIEPYKKVISHGGYYGDGLNAIVVFAVCFMPESGQPNYRYLMDNLFKYVIGTLELLVAENYMIVYLNGATTRRKMPSLGWLRKCYQQIDRRLRKNLKSLIIVHPSWFIRTLLAVTRPFISSKFSQKIRYVFNLAELAELVPMEYVGIPECIKQYEEEKFKKKQKRVDQELNGKQDEPKSEHPKLGMLT; translated from the exons GACATTGGCTCTCTGGATTATCAGGAATCAGTAGTTGACATTGAATCCAGGCTGAGAATGGAAGGTGTAGAACTGAAAGAAGAATGGCAAGATGAAGATTTTCCAAT ACCTTTACCAGAAGATGATAGTGTTGAAGCAGATATTCTAGATGTACCTGGACCAGAGAACCAGCCTG GCTTACTAGAAGTTAATGGaaataaagtaagaaagaaaCTAATGGCTCCAGAGATTAGCTTGACACTGGATCCTAGTGATGGCTCTTTGTTGTCAGATGATTTGGATGAAAGTGGGGAGATTGACTTGGATGGTTTAGACACACCATCAGAGAACAGTAATGAGTTTGAATGGGAAG ATGATCTTCCAAAACCCAAAACTACAGAAGTAATTAGGAAAGGCTCAATCACTGAATATTcagcaacagaagaaaaagaagatggacGACGCTGGCGTATGTTCAGGATTGGTGAACAGGACCACAGGGTTGATATGAAGGCAATTGAACCCTATAAAAAAGTTATCAGCCATGGAG gaTATTATGGGGATGGATTAAATGCCATTGTTGTGTTTGCTGTCTGTTTTATGCCTGAAAGTGGTCAACCTAACTATAGATACCTGATGGACAATCTCTTTAA gtaTGTTATTGGCACTTTGGAGCTATTAGTAGCAGAAAACTACATGATAGTTTATTTAAATGGTGCAACAACTCGAAGAAAAATGCCCAGTCTGGGATGGCTCAGAAAATGTTATCAGCAAATTGATAGGAG gTTACGGAAAAACCTAAAATCCCTAATCATTGTGCATCCTTCTTGGTTTATCAGAACACTCCTGGCTGTTACAAGACCATTTATTAG CTCAAAATTCAGCCAAAAAATTAGATACGTCTTTAATTTGGCAGAACTAGCGGAACTTGTTCCCATGGAATATGTTGGCATACCAGAATGCATAAAAca gtatgaagaagaaaagtttaaaaagaaacaaaaaag AGTTGATCAGGAGCTTAATGGAAAACAAGATGAACCAAAAAGTGAACA TCCTAAACTTGGCATGCTGACTTAA
- the Bnip2 gene encoding BCL2/adenovirus E1B 19 kDa protein-interacting protein 2 isoform X4, translated as MEGVELKEEWQDEDFPIPLPEDDSVEADILDVPGPENQPGLLEVNGNKVRKKLMAPEISLTLDPSDGSLLSDDLDESGEIDLDGLDTPSENSNEFEWEDDLPKPKTTEVIRKGSITEYSATEEKEDGRRWRMFRIGEQDHRVDMKAIEPYKKVISHGGYYGDGLNAIVVFAVCFMPESGQPNYRYLMDNLFKYVIGTLELLVAENYMIVYLNGATTRRKMPSLGWLRKCYQQIDRRLRKNLKSLIIVHPSWFIRTLLAVTRPFISSKFSQKIRYVFNLAELAELVPMEYVGIPECIKQYEEEKFKKKQKRVDQELNGKQDEPKSEHPKLGMLT; from the exons ATGGAAGGTGTAGAACTGAAAGAAGAATGGCAAGATGAAGATTTTCCAAT ACCTTTACCAGAAGATGATAGTGTTGAAGCAGATATTCTAGATGTACCTGGACCAGAGAACCAGCCTG GCTTACTAGAAGTTAATGGaaataaagtaagaaagaaaCTAATGGCTCCAGAGATTAGCTTGACACTGGATCCTAGTGATGGCTCTTTGTTGTCAGATGATTTGGATGAAAGTGGGGAGATTGACTTGGATGGTTTAGACACACCATCAGAGAACAGTAATGAGTTTGAATGGGAAG ATGATCTTCCAAAACCCAAAACTACAGAAGTAATTAGGAAAGGCTCAATCACTGAATATTcagcaacagaagaaaaagaagatggacGACGCTGGCGTATGTTCAGGATTGGTGAACAGGACCACAGGGTTGATATGAAGGCAATTGAACCCTATAAAAAAGTTATCAGCCATGGAG gaTATTATGGGGATGGATTAAATGCCATTGTTGTGTTTGCTGTCTGTTTTATGCCTGAAAGTGGTCAACCTAACTATAGATACCTGATGGACAATCTCTTTAA gtaTGTTATTGGCACTTTGGAGCTATTAGTAGCAGAAAACTACATGATAGTTTATTTAAATGGTGCAACAACTCGAAGAAAAATGCCCAGTCTGGGATGGCTCAGAAAATGTTATCAGCAAATTGATAGGAG gTTACGGAAAAACCTAAAATCCCTAATCATTGTGCATCCTTCTTGGTTTATCAGAACACTCCTGGCTGTTACAAGACCATTTATTAG CTCAAAATTCAGCCAAAAAATTAGATACGTCTTTAATTTGGCAGAACTAGCGGAACTTGTTCCCATGGAATATGTTGGCATACCAGAATGCATAAAAca gtatgaagaagaaaagtttaaaaagaaacaaaaaag AGTTGATCAGGAGCTTAATGGAAAACAAGATGAACCAAAAAGTGAACA TCCTAAACTTGGCATGCTGACTTAA
- the Bnip2 gene encoding BCL2/adenovirus E1B 19 kDa protein-interacting protein 2 isoform X2 → MEPSPFSTPPTTPALDIGSLDYQESVVDIESRLRMEGVELKEEWQDEDFPIPLPEDDSVEADILDVPGPENQPGLLEVNGNKVRKKLMAPEISLTLDPSDGSLLSDDLDESGEIDLDGLDTPSENSNEFEWEDDLPKPKTTEVIRKGSITEYSATEEKEDGRRWRMFRIGEQDHRVDMKAIEPYKKVISHGGYYGDGLNAIVVFAVCFMPESGQPNYRYLMDNLFKYVIGTLELLVAENYMIVYLNGATTRRKMPSLGWLRKCYQQIDRRLRKNLKSLIIVHPSWFIRTLLAVTRPFISSKFSQKIRYVFNLAELAELVPMEYVGIPECIKQVDQELNGKQDEPKSEHPKLGMLT, encoded by the exons GACATTGGCTCTCTGGATTATCAGGAATCAGTAGTTGACATTGAATCCAGGCTGAGAATGGAAGGTGTAGAACTGAAAGAAGAATGGCAAGATGAAGATTTTCCAAT ACCTTTACCAGAAGATGATAGTGTTGAAGCAGATATTCTAGATGTACCTGGACCAGAGAACCAGCCTG GCTTACTAGAAGTTAATGGaaataaagtaagaaagaaaCTAATGGCTCCAGAGATTAGCTTGACACTGGATCCTAGTGATGGCTCTTTGTTGTCAGATGATTTGGATGAAAGTGGGGAGATTGACTTGGATGGTTTAGACACACCATCAGAGAACAGTAATGAGTTTGAATGGGAAG ATGATCTTCCAAAACCCAAAACTACAGAAGTAATTAGGAAAGGCTCAATCACTGAATATTcagcaacagaagaaaaagaagatggacGACGCTGGCGTATGTTCAGGATTGGTGAACAGGACCACAGGGTTGATATGAAGGCAATTGAACCCTATAAAAAAGTTATCAGCCATGGAG gaTATTATGGGGATGGATTAAATGCCATTGTTGTGTTTGCTGTCTGTTTTATGCCTGAAAGTGGTCAACCTAACTATAGATACCTGATGGACAATCTCTTTAA gtaTGTTATTGGCACTTTGGAGCTATTAGTAGCAGAAAACTACATGATAGTTTATTTAAATGGTGCAACAACTCGAAGAAAAATGCCCAGTCTGGGATGGCTCAGAAAATGTTATCAGCAAATTGATAGGAG gTTACGGAAAAACCTAAAATCCCTAATCATTGTGCATCCTTCTTGGTTTATCAGAACACTCCTGGCTGTTACAAGACCATTTATTAG CTCAAAATTCAGCCAAAAAATTAGATACGTCTTTAATTTGGCAGAACTAGCGGAACTTGTTCCCATGGAATATGTTGGCATACCAGAATGCATAAAAca AGTTGATCAGGAGCTTAATGGAAAACAAGATGAACCAAAAAGTGAACA TCCTAAACTTGGCATGCTGACTTAA
- the Bnip2 gene encoding BCL2/adenovirus E1B 19 kDa protein-interacting protein 2 isoform X3, with the protein MEPSPFSTPPTTPALDIGSLDYQESVVDIESRLRMEGVELKEEWQDEDFPIPLPEDDSVEADILDVPGPENQPGLLEVNGNKVRKKLMAPEISLTLDPSDGSLLSDDLDESGEIDLDGLDTPSENSNEFEWEDDLPKPKTTEVIRKGSITEYSATEEKEDGRRWRMFRIGEQDHRVDMKAIEPYKKVISHGGYYGDGLNAIVVFAVCFMPESGQPNYRYLMDNLFKYVIGTLELLVAENYMIVYLNGATTRRKMPSLGWLRKCYQQIDRRLRKNLKSLIIVHPSWFIRTLLAVTRPFIRYEEEKFKKKQKRVDQELNGKQDEPKSEHPKLGMLT; encoded by the exons GACATTGGCTCTCTGGATTATCAGGAATCAGTAGTTGACATTGAATCCAGGCTGAGAATGGAAGGTGTAGAACTGAAAGAAGAATGGCAAGATGAAGATTTTCCAAT ACCTTTACCAGAAGATGATAGTGTTGAAGCAGATATTCTAGATGTACCTGGACCAGAGAACCAGCCTG GCTTACTAGAAGTTAATGGaaataaagtaagaaagaaaCTAATGGCTCCAGAGATTAGCTTGACACTGGATCCTAGTGATGGCTCTTTGTTGTCAGATGATTTGGATGAAAGTGGGGAGATTGACTTGGATGGTTTAGACACACCATCAGAGAACAGTAATGAGTTTGAATGGGAAG ATGATCTTCCAAAACCCAAAACTACAGAAGTAATTAGGAAAGGCTCAATCACTGAATATTcagcaacagaagaaaaagaagatggacGACGCTGGCGTATGTTCAGGATTGGTGAACAGGACCACAGGGTTGATATGAAGGCAATTGAACCCTATAAAAAAGTTATCAGCCATGGAG gaTATTATGGGGATGGATTAAATGCCATTGTTGTGTTTGCTGTCTGTTTTATGCCTGAAAGTGGTCAACCTAACTATAGATACCTGATGGACAATCTCTTTAA gtaTGTTATTGGCACTTTGGAGCTATTAGTAGCAGAAAACTACATGATAGTTTATTTAAATGGTGCAACAACTCGAAGAAAAATGCCCAGTCTGGGATGGCTCAGAAAATGTTATCAGCAAATTGATAGGAG gTTACGGAAAAACCTAAAATCCCTAATCATTGTGCATCCTTCTTGGTTTATCAGAACACTCCTGGCTGTTACAAGACCATTTATTAG gtatgaagaagaaaagtttaaaaagaaacaaaaaag AGTTGATCAGGAGCTTAATGGAAAACAAGATGAACCAAAAAGTGAACA TCCTAAACTTGGCATGCTGACTTAA